From the genome of Populus trichocarpa isolate Nisqually-1 chromosome 15, P.trichocarpa_v4.1, whole genome shotgun sequence, one region includes:
- the LOC7457605 gene encoding ras-related protein RABF2a isoform X2, translating into MATTANKNINAKLVLLGDVGAGKSSLVLRFVKGQFVEFQESTIGAAFFSQTLAVNDATVKFEIWDTAGQERYHSLAPMYYRGAAAAIIVYDISNQASFERAKKWVQELQAQGNPNMVMALAGNKADLLDARKVAAEEAQVFAQENGLFFMETSAKTATNVNDIFYEIAKRLSQVQPAPNPSGMVIMDRPTERTASAACCS; encoded by the exons ATGGCCACCACTGCAAACAAGAATATCAATGCTAAattg GTGCTTCTCGGGGATGTTGGTGCAGGAAAGTCCAGTCTTGTACTGCGTTTTGTTAAAGGACAGTTTGTTGAGTTCCAG GAATCAACCATAGGTGCTGCCTTTTTCTCGCAAACATTGGCTGTCAATGATGCAACTgtaaaatttgagatttgggACACAGCAGGTCAGGAGAGATACCACAGCTTAGCTCCAATGTACTACAGGGGAGCTGCAGCAGCAATTATTGTGTATGATATATCAAATCAG GCCTCATTTGAGCGAGCAAAAAAATGGGTTCAAGAACTTCAAGCACAAG GCAACCCAAATATGGTTATGGCACTTGCGGGGAACAAAGCTGATTTGCTAGATGCAAGGAAGGTTGCTGCCGAG GAAGCACAAGTTTTTGCTCAGGAGAATGGTCTTTTCTTTATGGAAACCTCAGCGAAAACCGCAACCAATGTCAATGACATTTTCTATGAAATAG CAAAAAGACTATCTCAAGTACAGCCAGCGCCAAACCCTTCTGGAATGGTTATCATGGATAGACCTACAGAAAGGACAGCTAGTGCAGCTTGCTGCTCATAA
- the LOC7457605 gene encoding ras-related protein RABF2a isoform X1 has product MATTANKNINAKLVLLGDVGAGKSSLVLRFVKGQFVEFQESTIGAAFFSQTLAVNDATVKFEIWDTAGQERYHSLAPMYYRGAAAAIIVYDISNQASFERAKKWVQELQAQGNPNMVMALAGNKADLLDARKVAAEATQVFAQENGLFFMETSAKTATNVNDIFYEIAKRLSQVQPAPNPSGMVIMDRPTERTASAACCS; this is encoded by the exons ATGGCCACCACTGCAAACAAGAATATCAATGCTAAattg GTGCTTCTCGGGGATGTTGGTGCAGGAAAGTCCAGTCTTGTACTGCGTTTTGTTAAAGGACAGTTTGTTGAGTTCCAG GAATCAACCATAGGTGCTGCCTTTTTCTCGCAAACATTGGCTGTCAATGATGCAACTgtaaaatttgagatttgggACACAGCAGGTCAGGAGAGATACCACAGCTTAGCTCCAATGTACTACAGGGGAGCTGCAGCAGCAATTATTGTGTATGATATATCAAATCAG GCCTCATTTGAGCGAGCAAAAAAATGGGTTCAAGAACTTCAAGCACAAG GCAACCCAAATATGGTTATGGCACTTGCGGGGAACAAAGCTGATTTGCTAGATGCAAGGAAGGTTGCTGCCGAGGCAA CACAAGTTTTTGCTCAGGAGAATGGTCTTTTCTTTATGGAAACCTCAGCGAAAACCGCAACCAATGTCAATGACATTTTCTATGAAATAG CAAAAAGACTATCTCAAGTACAGCCAGCGCCAAACCCTTCTGGAATGGTTATCATGGATAGACCTACAGAAAGGACAGCTAGTGCAGCTTGCTGCTCATAA
- the LOC7456689 gene encoding probable aspartyl protease At4g16563: MAIALNKNITTFLFFLLVNSLVSYSIQSLASPRNPNSLILGLTLASRASFPTYPKASTSSRKIVSIDVLGAKKPSREVRDGYLISLNIGTPPQVIQVLMDTGSDLTWVPCGNLSFDCMECDDYRNNKLMATFSPSYSSSSYRASCASPFCIDIHSSDNPLDTCTVAGCSLSTLVKATCSRPCPSFAYTYGAGGVVTGILTRDTLRVNGSSPGVAKEIPKFCFGCVGSAYREPIGIAGFGRGTLSMVSQLGFLQKGFSHCFLAFKYANNPNISSPLVVGDIALTSKDDMQFTPMLNSPMYPNFYYVGLEAITVGNVSATEVPSSLREFDSLGNGGMKIDSGTTYTHLPEPFYSQVLSILQSTINYPRDTGMEMQTGFDLCYKVPRPNNNTLTSDDLLPSITFHFLNNVSLVLPQGNHFYPVSAPGNPAVVKCLMFQSTDDGDDGPAGVFGSFQQQNVEVVYDLEKERIGFQPMDCASAASSQGLHKT, translated from the coding sequence ATGGCCATAGCACTCAACAAAAATATCAccacatttcttttctttctcctagTCAATAGTCTAGTGTCCTATTCAATCCAGTCCCTAGCAAGTCCAAGAAACCCTAATTCACTCATTCTTGGTCTTACCCTAGCTTCTAGGGCTTCCTTTCCAACTTATCCAAAAGCTTCCACTTCCTCAAGAAAGATTGTCTCAATAGATGTTTTGGGCGCGAAGAAGCCTTCAAGGGAAGTTAGAGATGGGTATTTGATATCTCTAAATATAGGCACACCCCCACAAGTCATTCAAGTGCTCATGGATACTGGTAGTGACCTTACTTGGGTTCCTTGTGGAAACCTTTCTTTTGATTGCATGGAATGTGATGATTATAGAAACAATAAGTTGATGGCTACTTTCTCTCCTTCCTATTCTTCTTCGTCATATAGGGCCTCTTGTGCTAGTCCCTTCTGCATTGATATTCATAGTTCTGATAACCCTTTGGATACATGCACTGTGGCTGGATGCTCATTGAGCACCCTTGTTAAAGCCACATGTTCGAGGCCATGCCCTTCATTTGCTTACACATACGGTGCAGGAGGAGTGGTCACTGGGATACTGACTAGGGATACACTTAGGGTTAATGGAAGTAGTCCTGGTGTCGCTAAAGAAATTCCAAAATTCTGTTTTGGTTGTGTAGGGTCTGCATATAGGGAGCCTATTGGGATTGCAGGGTTTGGTAGGGGTACACTTTCTATGGTTTCACAACTAGGGTTTCTTCAGAAGGGCTTCTCACATTGCTTCTTGGCCTTCAAATATGCAAATAACCCTAATATTTCAAGCCCATTAGTTGTAGGAGACATTGCCCTTACTTCTAAAGACGATATGCAATTCACTCCGATGTTGAATAGCCCCATGTACCCTAATTTCTACTACGTTGGTCTAGAGGCCATTACTGTTGGCAATGTTAGTGCAACTGAAGTGCCTTCAAGCTTGAGGGAGTTTGATTCACTGGGTAATGGGGGCATGAAGATTGACTCAGGAACCACTTATACTCACCTACCTGAACCGTTCTATTCTCAGGTTCTCTCTATTCTTCAATCAACAATAAATTATCCTAGAGACACTGGCATGGAGATGCAAACCGGGTTTGATCTTTGCTATAAGGTCCCACGTCCAAACAATAACACTCTCACGTCGGATGATCTCCTTCCTTCAATCACTTTCCATTTCTTGAACAATGTGAGTTTAGTTTTGCCCCAAGGAAATCACTTCTATCCTGTGAGTGCCCCAGGTAACCCTGCTGTGGTCAAATGCCTCATGTTCCAAAGCAcggatgatggtgatgatggacCAGCTGGGGTGTTTGGGAGCTTCCAACAGCAAAACGTGGAGGTTGTCTATGACTTGGAGAAAGAGAGAATTGGGTTTCAACCAATGGACTGTGCTTCAGCTGCATCTTCTCAAGGACTTCACAAGACCTAA
- the LOC7457606 gene encoding uncharacterized protein LOC7457606 has product MAMSTETAMAIKSYQNQAEALVKNYLLADPFIPYTSVLGGIFACKVAYDLTQLISTFYIKTYNGLTKIQRIEWNNRGMSTIHAVFITAMSLYFVFWSDLFSDHQHTGIVTLRSSQFSIVGLGVSVGYFFADLGMIFLYYPTLGGKEYVIHHSLSTIAVAYSMLSGEMQLYTYMCLISEVTTPEINMRWYLDTAGHKRSAAYLINGLAIFLAWLMARILLFLYMFHHIYLHYDQVIQMSLFGCFLVFLVPAVLFIMNLMWFGKIIKGLKKTLAKRQIEG; this is encoded by the exons ATGGCTATGTCTACAGAGACAGCTATGGCTATCAAGTCTTACCAAAATCAGGCTGAGGCATTAGTTAAGAATTACTTATTAGCAGATCCTTTCATTCCTTACACTTCCGTCCTTGGTGGCATTTTTGCTTGCAAAGTG GCCTATGATCTCACTCAATTAATCAGCACTTTTTACATCAAAACTTATAATGGTCTTACAAAAATTCAACGAATTGAGTGGAACAATCG AGGTATGTCTACAATTCATGCTGTTTTCATCACGGCTATGTCACTGTACTTTGTCTTCTGGTCAGATCTCTTTTCTGACCATCAGCATACTGGCATTGTTACATTAAGAAGCTCACAATTCTCCATTGTTGGACTTGGG GTTTCTGTTGGGTACTTCTTTGCGGACCttggaatgatttttttgtacTATCCTACTTTGGGTGGAAAGGAGTAT GTTATCCATCATTCTCTTTCTACAATTGCAGTAGCATATTCTATGTTGTCTGGAGAAATGCAGCTTTATACATACATGTGCCTGATCTCCGAAGTGACAACTCCAGAGATTAATATGAGATG GTATCTTGATACAGCTGGTCATAAGAGGTCTGCTGCGTATCTTATTAATGGTCTAGCAATCTTTCTTGCTTGGCTG ATGGCAAGAATTCTGCTGTTTCTTTACATGTTTCACCACATCTACTTGCACTATGATCAG GTTATCCAGATGAGCCTCTTTGGCTGTTTTCTGGTCTTTTTGGTTCCAGCAGTACTATTTATCATGAACTTGATGTGGTTTGGGAAGATTATCAAGGGATTGAAGAAAACCTTGGCAAAAAGACA GATAGAGGgctaa